A stretch of Hirundo rustica isolate bHirRus1 chromosome 22, bHirRus1.pri.v3, whole genome shotgun sequence DNA encodes these proteins:
- the ZNF362 gene encoding zinc finger protein 362 isoform X2: protein MDFTPSFPASSPSLSFPNSLGVSRAIKKPHFFFFFFSFLSFIFLVFFVVFSLFSGKSPCSHGSEKRPTCSTRSQLELEMDADKGKQRQYSQRMAEPRFNNPYFWPPPPTMPSQLDNLVLINKIKEQLMAEKIRPPHLPPTSVASQQPLLVPPSPAESSQSIMSLPKLQQVPGLHPQAVPQPDVALHARPATSTVTGLGLASRAPAVSTSESSPGTGTTTPSTPTSTSQSRLIASSPTLISGITSPPLLDSIKTIQGHGLLGAPKAERGRKKIKAENPSGPPVLVVPYPILASGEMAKEGKTYSRRCRSTPSRTQRPSPTSAPTAPSPSPMPPTWPSTCASTWASNPTTAPTVRSPSASSPTSSSTPESTPVTDPTSARTPAVRRPSPSSPTSSPTSASTTRINPTSAPTATGRTRTRPRCRSTCLHTPSSMPRPIAAACAAVPTPRRRI, encoded by the exons ATGGATTTCACCCCCAGTTTTCCAGCCAGCTCCCCATCCCTCAGCTTTCCCAACAGCTTGGGGGTGAGCAGGGCtataaaaaaaccacactttttttttttttttttttcttttctttcctttattttccttgttttttttgttgttttctctctATTTTCAGGCAAATCCCCATGTTCCCACGGGTCGG AAAAACGCCCCACGTGCAGCACCCGGTCTCAGCTAGAGCTGGAGATGGACGCGGATAAGGGGAAGCAACGCCAGTACTCGCAGAG GATGGCGGAGCCTCGGTTCAACAACCCCTACTTCTGGCCGCCTCCCCCCACCATGCCTAGCCAG CTGGACAACCTGGTCCTGATCAACAAAATCAAGGAGCAGTTGATGGCGGAGAAGATCCGCCCCCCACACCTGCCTCCCACCTCAGTGGCCTCTcagcagcccctcctggtgcCCCCCTCACCCGCTGAGAGCAGCCAGTCCATCATGTCCCTGCCAAAGCTGCAGCaggtgccagggctgcacccccaggctgtgccccaaCCTGACGTGGCCCTGCACGCCCGGCCGGCCACCAGCACCGTCACAG GGTTGGGGCTGGCGTCCCGTGCACCGGCCGTTAGCACCTCGGAATCCAGCCCAGGAACAGGGACCACCACCCCCTCGACCCCCACCTCTACCAGCCAGAGCCGCCTCATCGCCTCCTCACCCACCCTAATCTCAGGAATCACCAGCCCCCCCCTCCTTGACTCCATCAAGACAATCCAGGGCCACGGCTTGCTGGGAGCGCCCAAGGCTGAGCGGGGCCGGAAAAAGATCAAGGCAGAAAACCCTTCAGGACCGCCGGTGCTGGTGGTGCCCTACCCCATCCTGGCCTCAGGGGAGATGGCCAAAGAGGGGAAGACATACAG TCGGAGATGCAGATCCACTCCAAGTCGCACACAGAGGCCAAGCCCCACAAGTGCCCCCACTGCTCCAAGTCCTTCGCCAATGCCTCCTACCTGGCCCAGCACCTGCGCATCCACCTGGGCGTCAAACCCTACCACTGCTCCTACTGTGAGAAGTCCTTCCGCCAGCTctcccacctccagcagcacaccCG AATCCACACCGGTGACAGACCCTACAAGTGCCCGCACCCCGGCTGTGAGAAGGCCTTCACCCAGCTCTCCAACCTCCAG TCCCACCAGCGCCAGCACAACAAGGATAAACCCTACAAGTGCCCCAACTGCTACCGGGCGTACACGGACTCGGCCTCGCTGCAGATCCACCTGTCTGCACACGCCATCAAGCATGCCAAGGCCTATTGCTGCAGCATGTGCGGCCGTGCCTACACCTCG GAGACGTATCTGA
- the ZNF362 gene encoding zinc finger protein 362 isoform X1 codes for MDFTPSFPASSPSLSFPNSLGVSRAIKKPHFFFFFFSFLSFIFLVFFVVFSLFSGKSPCSHGSEKRPTCSTRSQLELEMDADKGKQRQYSQRMAEPRFNNPYFWPPPPTMPSQLDNLVLINKIKEQLMAEKIRPPHLPPTSVASQQPLLVPPSPAESSQSIMSLPKLQQVPGLHPQAVPQPDVALHARPATSTVTGLGLASRAPAVSTSESSPGTGTTTPSTPTSTSQSRLIASSPTLISGITSPPLLDSIKTIQGHGLLGAPKAERGRKKIKAENPSGPPVLVVPYPILASGEMAKEGKTYRCKVCPLTFFTKSEMQIHSKSHTEAKPHKCPHCSKSFANASYLAQHLRIHLGVKPYHCSYCEKSFRQLSHLQQHTRIHTGDRPYKCPHPGCEKAFTQLSNLQSHQRQHNKDKPYKCPNCYRAYTDSASLQIHLSAHAIKHAKAYCCSMCGRAYTSETYLMKHMSKHTVVEHLVSQHSPQRTESPSIPVRISLI; via the exons ATGGATTTCACCCCCAGTTTTCCAGCCAGCTCCCCATCCCTCAGCTTTCCCAACAGCTTGGGGGTGAGCAGGGCtataaaaaaaccacactttttttttttttttttttcttttctttcctttattttccttgttttttttgttgttttctctctATTTTCAGGCAAATCCCCATGTTCCCACGGGTCGG AAAAACGCCCCACGTGCAGCACCCGGTCTCAGCTAGAGCTGGAGATGGACGCGGATAAGGGGAAGCAACGCCAGTACTCGCAGAG GATGGCGGAGCCTCGGTTCAACAACCCCTACTTCTGGCCGCCTCCCCCCACCATGCCTAGCCAG CTGGACAACCTGGTCCTGATCAACAAAATCAAGGAGCAGTTGATGGCGGAGAAGATCCGCCCCCCACACCTGCCTCCCACCTCAGTGGCCTCTcagcagcccctcctggtgcCCCCCTCACCCGCTGAGAGCAGCCAGTCCATCATGTCCCTGCCAAAGCTGCAGCaggtgccagggctgcacccccaggctgtgccccaaCCTGACGTGGCCCTGCACGCCCGGCCGGCCACCAGCACCGTCACAG GGTTGGGGCTGGCGTCCCGTGCACCGGCCGTTAGCACCTCGGAATCCAGCCCAGGAACAGGGACCACCACCCCCTCGACCCCCACCTCTACCAGCCAGAGCCGCCTCATCGCCTCCTCACCCACCCTAATCTCAGGAATCACCAGCCCCCCCCTCCTTGACTCCATCAAGACAATCCAGGGCCACGGCTTGCTGGGAGCGCCCAAGGCTGAGCGGGGCCGGAAAAAGATCAAGGCAGAAAACCCTTCAGGACCGCCGGTGCTGGTGGTGCCCTACCCCATCCTGGCCTCAGGGGAGATGGCCAAAGAGGGGAAGACATACAG GTGTAAGGTCTGCCCCTTGACGTTCTTCACCAAGTCGGAGATGCAGATCCACTCCAAGTCGCACACAGAGGCCAAGCCCCACAAGTGCCCCCACTGCTCCAAGTCCTTCGCCAATGCCTCCTACCTGGCCCAGCACCTGCGCATCCACCTGGGCGTCAAACCCTACCACTGCTCCTACTGTGAGAAGTCCTTCCGCCAGCTctcccacctccagcagcacaccCG AATCCACACCGGTGACAGACCCTACAAGTGCCCGCACCCCGGCTGTGAGAAGGCCTTCACCCAGCTCTCCAACCTCCAG TCCCACCAGCGCCAGCACAACAAGGATAAACCCTACAAGTGCCCCAACTGCTACCGGGCGTACACGGACTCGGCCTCGCTGCAGATCCACCTGTCTGCACACGCCATCAAGCATGCCAAGGCCTATTGCTGCAGCATGTGCGGCCGTGCCTACACCTCG GAGACGTATCTGATGAAGCACATGTCCAAACACACGGTGGTGGAGCACCTGGTCAGCCAGCACTCGCCGCAGCGGACGGAGTCGCCCAGCATTCCTGTACGGATCTCCCTCATCTAA